Part of the Bacillus cereus group sp. RP43 genome is shown below.
GGTCATGTCCAGGTCTAGTATCAGATTCACGAGTTAGTAAAACTGTAAATGGTGTATGTTTTTCAAGCAATTGTTGTAGGCGTAAGGAAGTGTCTAATACGATTTTACTTTCAGGCAATCCTTTTGTGGGCTTTCCGGGATCTGCACCACCATGTCCAGGATCAATAATGATTGTTTTACTTTCTAAAGGGTTTTTCGGACTGTATTGAAGGGTATCTGTTTTGGCAGTAAGTTGTGCGGCCTCTGCACGTGTTATGAATTTATTTGGTTGCCAACCATTATCAGTACCAACAGAAATCTTTAAATCAATTAAAATATTGGCAAATTTTCCACCCCAATGTCCTTTTAAATCATCAAAGTTACTTTGCCCATTACTATTTGTTCTATCTTGTAACTTATATGCATTTACTAACATTGTTGCCATTGCAGCACGAGTAACTTTTCCAGAAGGATTAAATATTCCATTTCCTTCACCTTTAATTATTCCTGCTTTTTCAGCAGCAGCAATATAAGGGGTTGCCCAATGATTTTGAGAATCTGTAAAAGAAGGTTTTGCATTTGTATCAACTTGTATACCTAGAACTTTTGTCATAATGGTTGCTGCAGAAGCCCTATCTAATGTATCACTTGAACCAAAAGTTCCATCTGGATAACCACTCAATACTTTTTTATCAACTAAATAATTAACTGATTTGTCAGCCCATGCAGGAACATCTGGGAATTTATGAGTATTTGCAAATGCACTAGATGAATAGGATAGTAGACTTCCAGCAAGAATTCCTGTAGCAATTAATTTGTATTTCAAAATGTAACACCTCTAAAAAATTATTACAACTTGGTAAATATATCATTTATAGTTAATC
Proteins encoded:
- a CDS encoding N-acetylmuramoyl-L-alanine amidase → MKYKLIATGILAGSLLSYSSSAFANTHKFPDVPAWADKSVNYLVDKKVLSGYPDGTFGSSDTLDRASAATIMTKVLGIQVDTNAKPSFTDSQNHWATPYIAAAEKAGIIKGEGNGIFNPSGKVTRAAMATMLVNAYKLQDRTNSNGQSNFDDLKGHWGGKFANILIDLKISVGTDNGWQPNKFITRAEAAQLTAKTDTLQYSPKNPLESKTIIIDPGHGGADPGKPTKGLPESKIVLDTSLRLQQLLEKHTPFTVLLTRESDTRPGHDQKSSLQERVKFAKQNEGDIFISIHANAFNGNAKGTETYYYKSSESEKTNPHVEESRVLAEKIQTRLVEALQTRDRGVKHGDLHVIRENDMPAVLTELAFIDNGIDYSKLSTANGRQIAAEAIYEGILDYYEWKGNNVSEYRL